One genomic region from Thunnus maccoyii chromosome 16, fThuMac1.1, whole genome shotgun sequence encodes:
- the sptssa gene encoding serine palmitoyltransferase small subunit A has translation MALGDCWKQLSWFYYQYLLVTALYMLEPWERTVFNSLLISVAGMAIYTGYVFMPQHIMAILHYFEVVQ, from the exons ATGGCTCTGGGTGACTGTTGGAAGCAGTTATCCTGGTTTTACTATCAGTATCTTCTGGTGACGGCGCTGTACATGCTGGAGCCCTGGGAGCGGACGGTGTTCA ACTCGCTGCTGATCTCTGTGGCCGGCATGGCCATATACACCGGCTACGTCTTCATGCCGCAGCACATCATGGCCATCCTGCACTACTTTGAGGTCGTCCAATGA
- the LOC121880883 gene encoding E2F-associated phosphoprotein, whose product MNKLNKPQEFDSYEIEEPSDEERACSSSEDELDVLLNGTPEQKKKLIREYLTGESESSSGDEFEKEMEAELSSTIRTMEGTWGPSTAAVTQGGGGGGGGGGGHPEPSNPLMYDKVYFDSDSEEEEEDTPSSSTGRKRRQRIVLSNDELLYDPDKDDRDQAWVDARRRQYNSRKRPAAAFRSQHRQQSGLPSSDAVLNCPACMTTLCLDCQRHEKYRTQYRAMFVMNCTVKKDEVLRYKTEKERKPRNRKRRKGQKETPADETPDPTPAGMDADEVYHPVQCSECSTEVAVYDKDEVYHFFNILASHC is encoded by the exons TTCGGAGGACGAGCTGGATGTGCTGCTGAACGGGACTCcggagcagaagaagaagctgatCAGAGAGTATCTGACGGGGGAGAGCGAGTCGTCCAGCGGCGATGAGTTTGAGAAGGAGATGGAGGCGGAGCTCAGCTCCACCATCAGGACCATGGAGGGAACCTGGGGACCGTCGACGGCAG cagTGACGCAGGGCGGAGGAGGTGGCGGAGGAGGTGGTGGCGGCCACCCTGAACCTTCAAACCCTTTGATGTACGATAAAGTCTACTTTGACTCTgactcagaggaggaggaggaagacacaCCAA GCAGCTCCACCGGCCGGAAGCGGAGACAGCGGATCGTACTGTCAAACGATGAACTGCTGTACGACCCCGACAAGGACGACAGGGACCAGGCCTGGGTGGACGCCAGGAGGAGACA GTATAACAGCAGGAAACGACCAGCGGCTGCGTTTCGGTCGCAGCACCGTCAGCAGTCGGGTTTACCGAGCAGCGACGCCGTCCTCAACTGTCCCGCCTGCATGACGACGCTCTGCCTGGACTGTCAGAG GCATGAAAAGTACCGGACGCAGTACCGCGCCATGTTCGTCATGAACTGCACGGTGAAGAAGGACGAGGTGTTACGCTACAAGacggagaaggagaggaaaccgaggaacaggaagaggaggaagggacaGAAGGAGACGCCGGCGGACGAGACTCCCGACCCGACGCCGGCAGGGATGGACGCCGACGAGGTTTACCACCCGGTGCAGTGCTCCGAGTGCTCCACGGAGGTGGCGGTGTATGACAAAGACGAGGTCTACCACTTCTTCAACATCCTGGCCAGCCACTGCTGA